AACAACAACGGCGCGCGGCGGTTTGCCCAGGTGACCACCGAGAACGTCGGCAAGCCATTTGCCATCGTGCTCGACAACGAGGTGCTGTCGGCGCCCGTGATCCGCGAGCCGATCCTGCAGGGATCGGGTCAGATTTCCGGCAGCTTCACCGTGGAGTCTGCGACCAAACTCGCAGTCCTGCTGCGCGCTGGCGCATTGCCCGCAAAGCTCACCGTGATCGAGCAGCGCGTGGTCGGCGCGGGGCTTGGCCAGGACTCGATCGAGAAGGGCACGAAGGCATCCTACCTGGGTGCTGCGCTCGTCGTGATCTTCATGTTCGTGACCTACGGCCTGTTCGGCCTGTTTGCCAACATCGCGGTGCTGTTCAACGTCGCGATGATTTTCGGCATTCTGTCGCTTCTGAACGCGACGCTGACGCTTCCCGGCATCGCGGGCGTGGTGCTGACCGTCGGCATCGCGGTGGACTCCAACGTGCTGATCTATGAGCGCATCCGCGAGGAGGTGCGGGCCGGGCGTACGCCCATCATGGCGATCGACGCGGGCTTTGCCCGGGCGCTTGCCACGATCATGGACTCCAACATCACCACCTTTATTGCCGCCGCAGTGCTGTTCTACATCGGCACCGGGCCGGTGCGCGGCTTCGCCGTCACGCTCGGCATCGGCATCGTCACCACGGTCTTCACCGCCTTCACGCTCACCCGCCTGATCGTGGCGATGTGGGTGCGCTGGTGGCGGCCCAAAACCGTGCCGATCTGATCTCGTGTCTGATCTTTTGTCCGGTCTCTTGCCGATCCGAGCAAATCGAACTTTGGGATTTTAAGCGCCCATGCGCCTTCTTCGCATCGTACCCGATGACACCAAGTTCGATTTCATGCGCTTCCGGCGCATCAGCTTCCCAGTGTCGGCGCTGCTGTCGATCCTCGCGATCACGCTCTATTTCGTGCACGGCCTGAATTTCGGCATCGACTTCGTCGGCGGCACTTTGATGGAGGTGCAGAACAAGGCTGGGCCAGCCGATCTCGCCAAGATGCGCTCGACGCTCGGCGGGCTCGGCGTCGGCGAGGTGCAGCTGCAACAGTTCGGCGGCCCGAGCGACGTGCTCATCCGCCTCGCTCAGCAGCCCGGCGGCGAGAACGCGCAGCAGGCTGCGGTCGAAAAGGTGCGCGCCGCGCTCGGCGACACCGTCGAGTACCGGCGTCTCGAAGTAGTCGGCCCGCGTGTCTCGACCGAGTTCCTCACCAGCGGCACGCTCGGCCTGATGCTCGCGATCATCGCGATCTTGATCTATCTCTGGTTCCGGTTCGAATGGCAGTTCGCGCTCGGCGCCATGATCGCCAACGTCCACGATCTGGTGCTGACCATCGGCTTCATGTCGGTGACGCAGATCGACTTCGACCTCACCAGCATCGCGGCGCTGCTGACGATCTTGGGCTACTCGCTGAACGACACCATCGTCATCTACGACCGAATCCGCGAGATGCTGCGCCGCTACAAGCGGCTGAGCATGGCGGACCTGCTCAACATCTCGGTCAACGCCACGCTGTCGCGCTCGATCATCACCCACGTCACCGTGACGCTCGCGCTGCTCGCGTTGCTGACCTTCGGCGGCCAGGCGATCCACAGCTTCACGGCGACCATGATGTTCGGCGTGGTGCTGGTCGGCACCTACACCTCGGTGTTCATCGCGGCGCCGATCCTGATCTATCTCGGGGTGGGAACCAGCCGCGACACCGGCCAGAAGGACGAAGGCTGAAGTGGCCGCGGCCGCGCCCGACCGGCCGCATCTGCCCCGCCGCGTGCCGATCGAGGGCTACGGCAAGGGCGGATTCAGCTTCGGCGACATGTCGCATCGCGGCTCGCTGCTGTGCCTGCCGAGCGGCGTCTGGGCTTGGCCCGTGACGGCACCCAACGAGATCACCGAGCAGTCGCTGGCGCAGGTGTTTGCCGAGGCGGACGAAATCGGCCTGTTTTTGCTTGGCTTCGGCAAGGACCGCTGGATCATGCCGGACACGCTCTCGGGTCGCTTTCGCGCGCTGAAGATCAACGTCGAGGCTTCGCGCACCGGCACGGCGGTGAGCACCTACAACATTCTGCTGGGAGAAGGCCGCCGAGTTGCCGCGGGCTTCATCGCGGTGGATTGAGAATCTCGCTACGTTGCCGATATGGCCGATGCGTTCGATCATTGCGAGGCGCTGGTGCGCGAAGGCGACAAGGATCGCTTCCTCGCGACGCTTTTTGTTCCAGCCAAATATAGGCGTCCGCTTCACGCGCTCTACGCCTTTAATCTCGAGGTGGCGCGCACGCGCGAGTTGGCCCGCGAGCCGATGCCCGGTGAAATCCGGCTGCAGTGGTGGCGCGAAGTTCTGGGCGGCATGGGCCGCGGCGACATCGACGCGCATCCGGTGGCGGCAGCGCTCCGCAGCACCGTAGTGCGTTATCGATTGCCGCCGCTGGCGCTGACCGGCTTGATCGATGCCCGCGCGTTCGATCTCTATGACGAGCCGATGGCAAGCCTCGACGATCTGGAGCGCTACGCGAAAGAGACGTCCTCGGTGCTGATCGAGCTTGCGGCGCGTATCCTCCGCGACGGCCGCGATCCGGAGATCGCCGAGGCGGCGGAGCACGCCGGCATCGCCTATGCGGTCGTAGGGCTCATCAAGGCGCTGCCGATCCATGCGTCGCGCGGCCAGCTGTATCTGCCGGCCGACCTGATGCACCGTCACAATGCGCAGACCAACGATGTTTTCGCCGGCAAAGCGACCTCTGAGCTTCGCGCCGTGCTTGCTGAATTGCGGCTCCGCGCACGGCAGCATCTCACCTCAGTGCGGGAAAACCTGAGCGCGGTGCCGGCCGAAGTCCTGCCGGCGCTTTTGCCGGTTGCCTTGGTGCGGCCCGCGCTCGGCCGCATGGAACGGCGAAGCTATCAGCCGTTCGCACCGTCGGAGCTGCCGCAATGGCGACGGCAATGGACGCTGTGGCTTGCGGCGCGCCGCAGCCTGCGCAAGGCGTTCTGACTATTCGGCGGCGGCCCGTGCGCCGCCGATCCACTGGTCGAGATCGGTCAGGGCTCGCGCGGTCATCGCGCGTTTCTTGGCGACCGTCTTGGCGGGGCCTTTCAGGCGCGTGCCGTCGGGCGCCTTGGTTGGAATCTGCTTCAGCGGCGGGAACAGCCCGAAGTTGACGTTCATCGGCTGATACGAGCGCGGCCCGGAATCGATGGTGTCGATGTGGTCGCCGGTGATGTAGCTGAGCAACGCGCCATGCGCCGTGGTCTTCGGGGGCAGCAGAAACGTCTCGCCGCGCCGTTCGGCCGCGGCGAAGCGCCCGGCCATGAGGCCGACCGCGGCGGACTCGACATAGCCCTCGCTCCCGGTGATCTGGCCCGCAAAGCGGAGCCGCGGCGCGCTTTTCAGGCGCAGCGTTTCGTCGAGCAACTTCGGCGAATTCAGGAAGGTGTTGCGATGCAGGCCGCCAAGGCGGGCGAACTCGGCGCGCTCCAGTGCCGGAATGGTGCGGAACACGCGGGTCTGCTCGCCATGCTTCAGCTTGGTCTGGAAGCCGACCATGTTGAACAGCGTGCCGAGCTTGTTGTCCTGGCGAAGCTGCACGATGGCGTAGGCCTTGACCTGCGGATTGTGCGGATTGGTGAGGCCCACGGGCTTCATCGGTCCGTGCCGCAGGGTCTCGACGCCGCGCTCGGCCATCACCTCGATCGGCAGGCAGCCATCGAAATAGGGCGTGGACTTTTCCCACTCGTGGAATTGCGTCTTGTCGCCCGCGATCAGCGCCGCGACGAAGGCCTCGTACTGCGTGCGGTCCATCGGGCAGTTGATGTAGTCGGCGCCCGAGCCGCCAGGGCCGGCCTTGTCGTAGCGCGACTGGAACCACGCCACGTTCATGTCGATGCTATCGCGATGCACGATCGGCGCGATCGCGTCGAAGAACGCGAGCGAGCTTTCGCCGGTCATGGCGCCGACCGACTGCGCCAGCGCCGGCGAGGTGAGGGGGCCGGTCGCGACGATCACGCTGTCCCACGCTTCCGGCAATTCCGCGATTTCCTCGCGCACGATCTCGATCAGCGGATGGCCTTCGATCGCCGCGGTGATGGCCGCCGAAAAGCCGTCGCGGTCGACCGCGAGCGCCCCGCCGGCCGGCACCTGGTTGCCGTCCGCGGCCCGCATCACCAGCGAATTGAGCCGCCGCATCTCCTCGTGGAGGAGCCCGACCGCGTTGGTCTCCCGGTCATCGGAACGCAGCGAATTGGAACAGACCAACTCGGCGAGGCCGTCGGTGCGGTGGGCGTCGGTCTGCCGCACTGGCCGCATCTCGTGCAGCACCACCGGCACGCCTAGGCTGGCGACCTGCCAGGCCGCCTCGGAGCCCGACAGCCCGCCGCCGATGATGTGAATGGGTGATGACATGTCGATTACCTAAGCGGGCTACGCCGGGCCGACAATGCATTTGTTGGGATTGAGGATGGGTCCCCAATCCTGCATTCTCCGCCCCGATCGCAGTTCCTTGGAGGCGACGATGAAGCGCAGCAGCGGGCTCCTGGTCGGAGCCATATTTGGGATGGTGGGGATCATGGCGCAGCCGGCATCAGCAGCCGAAATCAAGGTGCTCACCACCGGTGCGTTCAAGCAGGTCCTGCTGGCGCTGGTGCCGGAATACGAGAAGGCGACCGGCAACAAGGTCGTGGTCGACAACGGCACCGTCGGCCAGCTTCAGAAGCGGGTCGACGACGGCGAGGCCTTCGATGTGCTGGTGCTCTCGCCCAAGGGCATCGATGACTACATCAAGTCCGGCAAGATCGCGGCGGGCAGCAATGCGCGGGTCGGCAAGGTCGGCGTCGGCGTGATGGTGAAGGAGGGCGCTCCGAAGCCGGACATCGGCACGGTCGACGCGTTCAAGCAGGCGCTGCTGAAGGCCAAGACCGTGGGCTACATCGATCCGGCAAGCGGCGGCTCGAGCGGCATCTACGTGGCGGACCTCCTGGTGAAGCTCGGCATTGCCGACCACATCAAGCCGAAGGCCAAGCTCCAGAAGGGCGGCCACGTGTCGGACCTGGTCAAAGCGGGCGAGGCCGAGATCGGCATCCACCAGATCGGTGAGATCATCGGCCAGCCCGGCGTGACCCTGGTCGGGCCGCTGCCGGCCGAGATCCAGAACTACACGGTCTATGCGGTTGGCGTCGGCGCCCATGCCAAGGAGGCCGAAGCCGCCAAGGCCTTCATCAAGGTGCTGACCGGGCCGTCGGCGGCCTCCGTGCTCAAATCCAAGGGCCTGGAAGGCGCCTGAGCGGCGGCCTGAGAGGGTGCCAAATACGAAAGCGCCCGCCGTGGGGCGGGCGCTGTCTGATGGGGCTCTGAGCGGATTAGTGCTCGGAGCTTTCCCAGGCCACGCGGGGGATGTCACCCCGGGTGATACCGATGTCGGCAAGCTCGCGATCGCCGAGCCGGTTGAGCTCGCGAAGGCTGTCGTTGTAGCGGCGCCACTGCCGATAGACGCCTAACAGGTGAGTCAGCAACATTGTCGTTAATCCTTTGAAAGGACCGGATGATTCCGTCCTTCATTGCGTGGAATACATAATACTGAGTGGGTTCCGGCGGAAGCGCATTTGTTGCGACGCAGCAATGATTTAAGCGCATGCCGTAGGAAATAACTGGTTAAGGGAAGGAATTTTGACCCTCGGATTAGAATAATGTTTCTTCCAGGCGGTCGAATTTAACACGAAAATTTGCAGTGCAAAACAACATCTTCGCTGCTGCGAGATGACAGCAGGGAGCCGGCCCAATCCATGGCTTGGGAAGCGGAAAACCAGGCTTTCAATCGTATTTGATGCCGGTTTCCTTCAGCACCCGCGACCAGCGGTCGGCCTCCTCGCGGATGAAGCCGCCGAACTCCGCCGGGCTCTTGATCACCGGAAAGGCGCCAGCCCGTTCCGATTTCTCCCGGATGGCCGGGTCGGTCAGGATCTCGGCGACCTTGCGCTGGAGCTTGTCGATAACCGGCTTGGGCGTGCCTTTGGGCGCGACGAGCCCCAGCCAGACCGACATGTCCTCCAGGCCGGGCAAGCCGGCCGCGTCCGCCAGCGTTGGAACATCGGCTATCGAGGCGGGTGCGACCCGATCGAGCCGTGCCAGCGCCCGTACCCTGCCACCGTCAATCAGCGGGCCCACGGTGACCTGCGATGCATAGATGAGGTCGACGCTGCCGGTCAGCAAGCCGTTGGTGGTTTCCGGCGTGCCCTTGAAGGGCACATAGACGATGTCGAGGCCCGCGGCCTTGTGAAAGCGCCAGCCCATGAGCTGCGCCGTGATCGTGCCGGCGCCGTAGTTGAGCTTGCCCGGCGCGGCCTTGGCCTTCGCAATCAGGTCCCGCACCGATTGCGGTCCGGTTTGCGCCGACACCGCCAGCACCGAGATGGTCTTGGTCGTGGTGGTGATCGGCGCGAAGTCGTTGATCGGATCGTAGGGCAGCGACTTGTAGAGAAACTGGTTCATCACCAGCGTGGAGTCGATCGCCATCAGCAGCGTGTAGCCATCGGGTGCTGCCTTGGCCACGGCTTGCGCGCCGATCACGGTGTTGCCGCCCGGCCGGTTGTCGACGATGACCGGCTGGCCCCAATCCTCGTTCATCCGCTGCGCCACGATCCGCGCCGTGACGTCGGCGGGCCCGCCGGCCGGGAAGGGCACGACGATGTGGATGGCGCGGTTTGGATAGTCCTTGGCGGACTCGGGACTGACGGTCTGCGCGTGCGCGGCCACCGAGACCGAAAGCGACAGCAGGGCAGCCGTAAACACGCGCATCGCATCCTCCCTGATGTCGCCAATTCCGGCGGCCTTTGCACGAAGCTTAGCAGCGGTCCGTGGGCGCTGTCGTGTCGCGCGAGAGCAGGGCTGCGAATTTGGGGTGGCGTAAACTGCGTCAGGGCGGGCAAATTCGTCGGTCGATGCAAGCCTCGCGCCCCGTCACCGTCACAGCACTCGGTATCGCCCAGATTCTCGGCTGGGGAACGTCGTTCTATTTCCCTGCAGTGCTCGCGCCGCCGATCGTTGCTGACACCGGTTGGCCATTGTCATGGGTCGTCAGCGGCACTTCGGTCGGTCTCTTGATGGCCGGCCTGATTGCCCCGAAGGTCGGCAGCATCATCGATCGGCACGGCGGCCGGCCTGTGCTCGCGGTCTCATCGCTGCTCTACGCCGCAGGCCTGAGCTGCATCGGTCTCGCGCCAAGTTTGCCGTTCTACCTGCTTGGATGGATTCTGCTGGGCGGCGGCATGGGCACAGGCCTCTACGACGCCGTGTTCGCGGCCCTCGGCAAGCTCTATGGCAAGGATGCGCGCGCACCCATCACGAACCTGACGCTGTTCGGCGGTTTCGCCTCGACCGTGTGCTGGCCGTTGAGCGCGTTTCTCGCTGAAACATTCGGCTGGCGGAGCGCTTGTCTGGCGTATGCAGCCCTGCATCTGATCATCTGCCTGCCGTTGCAGATGTCGGTGATGCCACCGTTGGCGCAATCGCCGTTCAGCGAGCCGGGTCCTGTGGAGGCTGTGGGTGCCGTGGCGGCCGAACGTTCCGCAGGCACATCGCCCGGCAACGATTGGCCGATCCTGCTGTTGCTCGCCTCGATCCTCACGATTTCCGCAGCCATTGGCTCCATCATGATCGTGCACATGATGGTTTTTCTTCAGGAGCGCGGAGCGAGCTTTGCCTTCGCGATCACTCTTGGCACGCTGTTCGGGCCTGCTCAGGTGGGGGCGCGAGTGATCGAGCGGCTGTTCGGCGCGAACTACCATCCGATCTGGACCATGATGGCGTCCTGCACGGCGATGCTGGTCGGCCTGACGATGCTAGTTGGCGGTCTGCCGCTGCTGTGGCTCACCATCCTGGTCTATGGCGGCGGTTATGGCATCATGTGGATCGCGCGGGCACATTGCCGCTCGCACTGTTTGGCCCAAAACGGTACGCGACGCTGATGGGGCGATTGGCGTTTCCGAGTCTGATCGCGCAGGCACTGGCGCCATCGGCAGGCGCGCTGCTGATCGAGCGACAGGGTGCGGACGCGACGATGGCGGTGCTGACCGTCTTCGCCGCGCTCAACGTTGTTTTGATCGCCGTGTTGTGGGCGATGTGCCGCTCGCAGCACGCGCGGGAATGATTATTGCGTCGTAAGTCCGGCGCTCTTGGCGACCCGCGCCCATTTCGCCACTTCGTTCTTGAACCGTGTCGCGAATTCCTCCGGCGAACTGCCCACCGGAATGGCGCCCTCGCGGAGAATGCGCGCCTCGACCTCGGGCGTCTTGAGCATCGCGACGATTTCCCGATTGAGACGGCCGACGATTTCCTTTGGTGTTCCGGCCGGCACGAACACGCCCTGCCACGAGCTGATCTCGTAGTCCGGATAGCCGAGCTCGGCGATGGTCGGCACATCGGGCAGATCGGGCAGCCGCTTTTCGGTTGTGACCGCGAGCGCCCGCAGCGCGCCGGATCGCACGTGCTGCAAGGTCGAGGCGGTCAGCGCGAAATGCGATTTGACGTGGCCGCCGAGCAGCGCATTGAGCACCTCGGCATTGCCCTTGAACGGCACATGCACGAGCTTCGATCCGGTCATGGCGTTGAACATCTCGGCCGCCAGATGCGTCGAGGTGCCAGGGCCGGACGAGGCGTAATCGAGACCGGCCGGCTGCGCTTTGGAATACGCGATGAACTCCTTGACGTTGGTCACCGGCAGTGACGGGTGAACCACCAGCATCAACGGGATCGAGGCGAGTTCGCTGATCGCCACGAAATCGTTGAGAGCATCGTAGGGCTGCTTTTGCAGGCTGGCATTGATCGCAAAGGCGATGGTGGTGACCAGCAGCGTGTGGCCGTCGGGCGGCGCCTTCGCCACCAGGCTCGTGCCGATCGTGCTGCCGCCGCCCGGGCGGTTGCTGACGATCGCGGGGAACGACCAACTGTCGGTCAGGCGTTGCGCGATCAGCCGCGCCACCGTGTCGGTGGTGCCTCCAGCCACGAAGGGAACCACCAATTCGATCGGCCGATTGGGATAGGTTTCCGCGGAGCAGGGCTCGCCGGCCGCCCGCAGCAATAGCAAAAGCGCCATGCAGGCGTGCGCCGCGATCCTCTGCATTTCCTTCCTTTGGCCGCTTTTATTGGAATTGATTGAATCCTAGTCTCCCCCTTGTTCTTCCGGCAAGTCATTGTGCAAGTCGTTGTGTGGGAGTTCTCGTGACGCCAAGCCTGCCGTCCATTCCTGTGATCGATGCCCGCGACGGCGGAGCGCTCCAGCATGCCCGCGAAGGCCGCATCCGGGCGCGTGGATTGCGCGACACCTGCGTCAGCTGGTTGCCGGCGCCGGCGCGCGCCGCGATGCCGTTGCTCGATCGCATGGCGCGGCGCTGGCTCAAACGCTCGCAGTCGCCCTATGTCTTGGAGATCGAGGCCATTGCGGTGGCGCTGGGCTTTCCCGGTATCTGGTTCCTCAACGGCTCCTACCAGTGGTCCTGCACGGCGCTGGCGCGCGAGGAGGCCGGCGTGCCGTGGCTCGCCCGCACACTCGACTGGCCGTTCCCAGGGCTCGGCCGCTATGTCGAGATCGCGCGGATGCCGGGTGCGGCTGGCGAGTTCTTCAGCGTGACATGGCCCGGCTATGTCGGCGTGTTGAGCGGGCTCGCGCCGGGCCGGTTCGGCGCTTCGATCAACCAGGGCCCGCTGCGGCGTCGCACGCATATGCGCCTGCTGCGCCCGCTGGACTTTGCGCTGAACGGGCTCGGCACGCTGCTGTGGCAGCGCTCCATCCCGCCCGATCAGTTGCTGCGCTTCGTGTTCGAGGAGGCCTCCGACTATCACGAAGCCAAGCGGATGCTCGAGGTGACCCCGATCGCACGGCCGGTGATCTTCACGCTCGTCGGGTGCCACAAGGGCGAGCGCTGCGTCATCGAGCGCACCGAGAACGATTTCACGACGCGTATCGACGACTTCGGCGCGGCGAACGACTGGCTGGAACCGCAGTCCGGCTGGGAAGGGCGGATCAGCGCCAATCAGATGCTGACCACGAGTTACAAGCAGGCGACCGCCAAGAGCGTGGCGCGCCGGCAAGGGCTCGCCTCGTTCAAAGGCTCGTTCGTGCGCGACAGCTTCAGCTGGGTCGCGCCGCCGGTGCTCAATCCCTACACGCGCATGGCGCTGGAGATGTGCCCGGCGAGCGGCGTATTGCGCGTCGTGGGCTATGAGCGGCAAGACGGCGCGCTGCCGACGCCGGCGACGTTGCCCTGCGAGGTCGAGGCCGAGCGGCTGCCGGCGTGAGGTTTGAGCGCGATTTGGTTGGATCGAAAGCTATTGCGGCGTCGGTCGTGAACTCCCTCTCCCCAGCGGGGAGAGGGTCGGGGTGAGGGGGCTTAACTGTCTCGATAAACCGTGTCGACCTATCCCCATGGGAGAGGTGAAGAAGCTGTTGCACGACCGATTCAAAACAGCGCCGCGACCTCCGTCTTCGAGCCGGCCAGCGAGCATTTCGCATCGACCGCCTTGCCATGCGCGTCGTCGCCGCTCGCGAGCGCAGCCTTGATCTTTTCGATCAATTCCAGCGCCGACTCTCGCGAGATTTCGATGGCGACGCGCTCACGTCCGCCGTCGGCCTCGCAGATGAAGTCGACGCACAGTGCGTGATCGAGTTGGGCCTCGTAAGGATGGTCGTAATAGACGTTGGCGGTATCGACCTTCATCCATTCGCTGCCCGGTCCCTTGGCGGTGCCATAGAGCTTGGCCTTTTCCACGATGTAAGAGCACATGACGTTTCTCCGGTGCGGGATCAGCCGAGGTGCTTCTTGAAGAAGGCAAAGACCTTCTTCCAGCCG
The Rhodoplanes sp. Z2-YC6860 genome window above contains:
- a CDS encoding DUF1127 domain-containing protein, translated to MLLTHLLGVYRQWRRYNDSLRELNRLGDRELADIGITRGDIPRVAWESSEH
- a CDS encoding Mth938-like domain-containing protein, with the protein product MAAAAPDRPHLPRRVPIEGYGKGGFSFGDMSHRGSLLCLPSGVWAWPVTAPNEITEQSLAQVFAEADEIGLFLLGFGKDRWIMPDTLSGRFRALKINVEASRTGTAVSTYNILLGEGRRVAAGFIAVD
- a CDS encoding MFS transporter, whose translation is MQASRPVTVTALGIAQILGWGTSFYFPAVLAPPIVADTGWPLSWVVSGTSVGLLMAGLIAPKVGSIIDRHGGRPVLAVSSLLYAAGLSCIGLAPSLPFYLLGWILLGGGMGTGLYDAVFAALGKLYGKDARAPITNLTLFGGFASTVCWPLSAFLAETFGWRSACLAYAALHLIICLPLQMSVMPPLAQSPFSEPGPVEAVGAVAAERSAGTSPGNDWPILLLLASILTISAAIGSIMIVHMMVFLQERGASFAFAITLGTLFGPAQVGARVIERLFGANYHPIWTMMASCTAMLVGLTMLVGGLPLLWLTILVYGGGYGIMWIARAHCRSHCLAQNGTRR
- the secF gene encoding protein translocase subunit SecF — its product is MRLLRIVPDDTKFDFMRFRRISFPVSALLSILAITLYFVHGLNFGIDFVGGTLMEVQNKAGPADLAKMRSTLGGLGVGEVQLQQFGGPSDVLIRLAQQPGGENAQQAAVEKVRAALGDTVEYRRLEVVGPRVSTEFLTSGTLGLMLAIIAILIYLWFRFEWQFALGAMIANVHDLVLTIGFMSVTQIDFDLTSIAALLTILGYSLNDTIVIYDRIREMLRRYKRLSMADLLNISVNATLSRSIITHVTVTLALLALLTFGGQAIHSFTATMMFGVVLVGTYTSVFIAAPILIYLGVGTSRDTGQKDEG
- a CDS encoding phytoene/squalene synthase family protein, translated to MADAFDHCEALVREGDKDRFLATLFVPAKYRRPLHALYAFNLEVARTRELAREPMPGEIRLQWWREVLGGMGRGDIDAHPVAAALRSTVVRYRLPPLALTGLIDARAFDLYDEPMASLDDLERYAKETSSVLIELAARILRDGRDPEIAEAAEHAGIAYAVVGLIKALPIHASRGQLYLPADLMHRHNAQTNDVFAGKATSELRAVLAELRLRARQHLTSVRENLSAVPAEVLPALLPVALVRPALGRMERRSYQPFAPSELPQWRRQWTLWLAARRSLRKAF
- the trmFO gene encoding methylenetetrahydrofolate--tRNA-(uracil(54)-C(5))-methyltransferase (FADH(2)-oxidizing) TrmFO; the protein is MDMSSPIHIIGGGLSGSEAAWQVASLGVPVVLHEMRPVRQTDAHRTDGLAELVCSNSLRSDDRETNAVGLLHEEMRRLNSLVMRAADGNQVPAGGALAVDRDGFSAAITAAIEGHPLIEIVREEIAELPEAWDSVIVATGPLTSPALAQSVGAMTGESSLAFFDAIAPIVHRDSIDMNVAWFQSRYDKAGPGGSGADYINCPMDRTQYEAFVAALIAGDKTQFHEWEKSTPYFDGCLPIEVMAERGVETLRHGPMKPVGLTNPHNPQVKAYAIVQLRQDNKLGTLFNMVGFQTKLKHGEQTRVFRTIPALERAEFARLGGLHRNTFLNSPKLLDETLRLKSAPRLRFAGQITGSEGYVESAAVGLMAGRFAAAERRGETFLLPPKTTAHGALLSYITGDHIDTIDSGPRSYQPMNVNFGLFPPLKQIPTKAPDGTRLKGPAKTVAKKRAMTARALTDLDQWIGGARAAAE
- a CDS encoding DUF6295 family protein is translated as MCSYIVEKAKLYGTAKGPGSEWMKVDTANVYYDHPYEAQLDHALCVDFICEADGGRERVAIEISRESALELIEKIKAALASGDDAHGKAVDAKCSLAGSKTEVAALF
- a CDS encoding Bug family tripartite tricarboxylate transporter substrate binding protein, with translation MRVFTAALLSLSVSVAAHAQTVSPESAKDYPNRAIHIVVPFPAGGPADVTARIVAQRMNEDWGQPVIVDNRPGGNTVIGAQAVAKAAPDGYTLLMAIDSTLVMNQFLYKSLPYDPINDFAPITTTTKTISVLAVSAQTGPQSVRDLIAKAKAAPGKLNYGAGTITAQLMGWRFHKAAGLDIVYVPFKGTPETTNGLLTGSVDLIYASQVTVGPLIDGGRVRALARLDRVAPASIADVPTLADAAGLPGLEDMSVWLGLVAPKGTPKPVIDKLQRKVAEILTDPAIREKSERAGAFPVIKSPAEFGGFIREEADRWSRVLKETGIKYD
- a CDS encoding tripartite tricarboxylate transporter substrate binding protein, which translates into the protein MQRIAAHACMALLLLLRAAGEPCSAETYPNRPIELVVPFVAGGTTDTVARLIAQRLTDSWSFPAIVSNRPGGGSTIGTSLVAKAPPDGHTLLVTTIAFAINASLQKQPYDALNDFVAISELASIPLMLVVHPSLPVTNVKEFIAYSKAQPAGLDYASSGPGTSTHLAAEMFNAMTGSKLVHVPFKGNAEVLNALLGGHVKSHFALTASTLQHVRSGALRALAVTTEKRLPDLPDVPTIAELGYPDYEISSWQGVFVPAGTPKEIVGRLNREIVAMLKTPEVEARILREGAIPVGSSPEEFATRFKNEVAKWARVAKSAGLTTQ
- the modA gene encoding molybdate ABC transporter substrate-binding protein; translation: MKRSSGLLVGAIFGMVGIMAQPASAAEIKVLTTGAFKQVLLALVPEYEKATGNKVVVDNGTVGQLQKRVDDGEAFDVLVLSPKGIDDYIKSGKIAAGSNARVGKVGVGVMVKEGAPKPDIGTVDAFKQALLKAKTVGYIDPASGGSSGIYVADLLVKLGIADHIKPKAKLQKGGHVSDLVKAGEAEIGIHQIGEIIGQPGVTLVGPLPAEIQNYTVYAVGVGAHAKEAEAAKAFIKVLTGPSAASVLKSKGLEGA